From one Spiroplasma endosymbiont of Panorpa germanica genomic stretch:
- the coaD gene encoding pantetheine-phosphate adenylyltransferase, with protein sequence MIGIYSGSFDPIHQGHLEIIYKALKVFDEIWVVVTKNINKPNQTNLDERVTHIEKFLAKVNNVKVLKNEHQLTADFAKEHNVNFLVRGLRNSDDLKYEIMLADGNKSVNANIETVFFISDLPTRQLSSSIIKEINSYQKKE encoded by the coding sequence ATGATAGGAATTTACTCTGGTAGCTTTGATCCAATACATCAAGGACATCTTGAAATTATTTATAAGGCGTTGAAGGTTTTTGACGAGATTTGGGTTGTTGTCACAAAAAATATTAATAAACCCAATCAAACGAATCTAGACGAAAGAGTAACTCATATTGAAAAATTTTTAGCTAAAGTTAATAATGTTAAAGTTCTTAAAAATGAACACCAACTGACAGCTGACTTCGCCAAGGAACATAATGTTAATTTCTTAGTAAGGGGTTTGCGCAACTCTGATGATTTAAAATATGAAATAATGTTAGCTGATGGTAATAAGTCTGTGAACGCCAATATTGAGACTGTGTTTTTTATATCAGATCTACCAACCAGACAACTTTCGTCATCCATTATTAAAGAAATAAATTCTTATCAAAAAAAAGAATAA
- a CDS encoding type III pantothenate kinase, protein MASTLLIDVGNTTVDFRVSNNINQEIVKLERIWTKDESKQNETFLKEIFKNGFEKIIFSSVVPNWSQLIYKVTKELEIPTLEVKNSFSHDCDDFKNISLEKLGSDFIANYYGVVKNLKLSDCVVVSMGTATTIFKIEKHKFQGTIIAAGLKIALESLVKNAALLSGQEFNFSNALYGQDTKTAIEIGSINGHFEMIKGLINNFKLGPDVPIIITGGNAHVLYDQFRGQNYQIIEELIFLGLQWLSSQKNDK, encoded by the coding sequence ATGGCAAGTACTTTATTAATTGATGTTGGTAATACAACCGTTGACTTTAGGGTTTCAAATAATATCAATCAAGAAATTGTGAAATTAGAGCGAATTTGAACCAAGGATGAAAGCAAGCAAAATGAGACATTTTTGAAAGAAATCTTCAAAAATGGTTTTGAGAAAATTATATTTTCATCTGTTGTACCAAATTGAAGCCAACTAATTTATAAAGTAACTAAAGAATTGGAAATTCCCACATTAGAGGTTAAGAATAGCTTTAGTCACGATTGTGATGATTTTAAAAATATTAGTTTAGAAAAATTAGGGTCGGACTTTATCGCCAATTACTATGGCGTTGTTAAGAACTTAAAGCTAAGTGATTGTGTTGTTGTCAGTATGGGAACAGCTACCACAATTTTTAAAATTGAAAAACATAAATTTCAAGGTACCATTATTGCAGCGGGATTAAAAATAGCCTTAGAAAGTCTGGTTAAAAACGCCGCTCTTTTAAGTGGTCAAGAATTTAATTTTAGTAATGCACTTTATGGTCAAGATACTAAAACTGCCATTGAAATTGGGTCTATTAACGGTCATTTTGAAATGATTAAAGGACTAATTAATAATTTTAAATTAGGACCCGATGTTCCAATTATAATAACTGGGGGCAATGCACACGTGCTTTATGACCAATTTAGAGGACAAAATTATCAAATCATTGAGGAATTGATTTTTCTGGGATTACAGTGACTTAGCTCTCAAAAAAATGATAAATAA
- the pta gene encoding phosphate acetyltransferase: protein MLKINEVKDRLIKNNNKLRIVFPEGGEDKIIQTANKLIQENIAIPVVIFNKQSEVPKNLDPKVEVICIDAYDTKKMAQELVELRKNKLSYDEAFLLVQQNNYFATMLIKQQKVDCMVCGLKYSTADTLKPALQIIKTKPEFKLACSSIIMTKYDESYLFADCSLNLNPDPEQLSEIAKMNADFAISLETKNPQLALLSYSTLGSGKGESVEKVGKAVEILNQSAQKFVYTGEIQFDAAFDNEVRAKKAPKSSLTRRPDIFVFPDLNSGNIGYKIAQRMGGYQAAGPFILGLNSPVNDLSRGASLVDVFNTSIITLYQAVKK from the coding sequence ATGTTAAAAATAAATGAAGTAAAAGACAGATTAATAAAAAATAATAATAAATTAAGAATAGTATTTCCTGAGGGTGGTGAGGATAAAATAATCCAAACAGCTAATAAATTAATACAAGAAAATATTGCAATCCCGGTGGTGATTTTCAATAAGCAATCAGAAGTTCCTAAAAATTTAGACCCCAAAGTTGAGGTGATTTGTATTGATGCCTATGACACAAAGAAAATGGCTCAAGAATTAGTGGAATTAAGAAAAAATAAATTATCATATGATGAAGCTTTTTTATTAGTTCAACAAAATAACTATTTTGCAACAATGCTAATTAAGCAACAAAAAGTTGACTGCATGGTTTGTGGTTTAAAATACTCAACAGCTGATACCTTAAAACCAGCACTACAAATTATTAAAACTAAACCAGAGTTCAAACTGGCCTGTTCTTCAATCATTATGACAAAATATGATGAATCTTACTTATTTGCTGACTGTTCATTGAACTTAAATCCCGACCCAGAACAATTATCTGAAATTGCTAAAATGAATGCCGATTTTGCAATCAGTTTGGAAACTAAAAATCCACAATTAGCGCTACTTAGTTATTCAACTTTAGGTTCAGGAAAAGGAGAGTCAGTGGAAAAAGTTGGCAAAGCTGTGGAAATATTAAATCAGTCAGCTCAAAAATTTGTTTATACAGGTGAGATCCAATTTGATGCTGCTTTTGACAATGAAGTTCGCGCAAAAAAAGCACCCAAGTCTTCTTTGACAAGAAGGCCAGATATATTTGTCTTTCCCGACTTAAATTCTGGCAATATTGGTTATAAGATCGCGCAAAGAATGGGGGGTTATCAAGCTGCTGGACCTTTCATTTTAGGACTAAATTCTCCTGTAAATGATTTATCAAGGGGAGCGTCTTTGGTTGACGTATTTAACACATCGATAATAACTTTATATCAAGCAGTTAAAAAATAA